A region from the Leptospira neocaledonica genome encodes:
- a CDS encoding DMT family transporter, which translates to MNRYKNEAALIFCTLIWGGTFSATKLSLVSISSCLFIGIRFAIATFVFVIYILLKNRKNPVSYPDWKTNKYLYFLAFLLGFWMFLGFAFETVGLKYTTATKSGFLTGTLVVITPILQTLFLKRMPSSGNLLGVIVVMFGLFFLSAESVGEDHKLVISYHLGDVLTLGGAFFFSLYIIYVDKASKSCPLDILLLSQTLVTSVFAFLLAFILHWTEFEPLFIKMDFRVMPALFYNGLISSVGTTFLQTKYQKGISPTRAGLIFSLEPVFSAILAYFTLEERLDATGLIGCSLVLTGVLLAELLGREKKF; encoded by the coding sequence ATGAACAGATATAAAAACGAGGCCGCCTTAATCTTTTGTACCTTGATCTGGGGTGGAACCTTCTCCGCTACGAAACTAAGTTTGGTTTCCATTTCTTCCTGTTTATTTATAGGGATCCGATTTGCGATCGCGACATTTGTTTTTGTAATTTATATTCTTCTTAAAAACCGAAAGAACCCGGTATCGTATCCAGATTGGAAGACAAACAAGTATTTATATTTTTTGGCGTTTCTATTGGGCTTTTGGATGTTTCTTGGATTTGCATTCGAGACAGTCGGTTTAAAATATACTACCGCAACTAAGTCCGGATTTTTGACCGGGACCTTGGTTGTTATCACTCCTATTTTACAGACTTTATTTCTAAAACGTATGCCCAGCTCGGGAAATCTCCTGGGAGTGATCGTTGTAATGTTCGGCTTATTCTTCCTTTCCGCTGAGTCGGTAGGAGAAGATCATAAATTAGTAATATCCTATCATTTGGGCGATGTGCTTACTTTGGGGGGAGCGTTTTTCTTTTCCTTATACATTATCTATGTGGATAAGGCAAGTAAGTCCTGTCCTCTGGATATTCTTCTTTTATCCCAAACATTGGTGACTAGTGTATTCGCTTTTCTTTTGGCATTCATCTTACATTGGACTGAATTCGAACCTTTGTTTATCAAAATGGATTTCAGAGTAATGCCTGCGTTATTTTACAATGGTTTGATCTCTTCAGTAGGAACCACATTCTTGCAAACAAAGTACCAAAAGGGAATTTCTCCTACGAGAGCAGGACTTATTTTTTCTTTGGAGCCTGTCTTCTCCGCTATTCTTGCCTATTTTACTTTGGAAGAAAGATTGGATGCGACCGGCTTGATTGGATGCAGTTTGGTGCTCACAGGTGTTTTGTTAGCCGAACTATTAGGTAGGGAAAAGAAATTTTAA
- a CDS encoding M14 family zinc carboxypeptidase has translation MTGFFRVSLLGLFFYSYLVSCSILRETIPSRPLNDGSISVLLKIDKNAREEFEKATSWEVPYTFIEKDHSYAVIPREKLKVYGFPKEGINIAKGMPFKYYSGNYQDSLSESIFALADIKKGYKDNILNSHYLYWVHRLFPKHTEHKIIGKSSRGREIPAILLTDIAIPDEDKISVLFNCAHHSNEVVSVEHCYDVIYELLAHKKKYGDLFAKLKIWIVPIVNPDGSRIFWHENMSMGRKNGYPGWGQISEKDNPGVDINRNYPFFWGKTKSNQTSSLSNSVFFRGPYPGSEPETQAMMNLAEKERFAASISYHAFANCILVPYTIDGTSNPEPDFAWNLGKKIASSIESKNPNHNFSAKKNIYGVDGVDQDYYFFKYGTLAYLIESSHLNPPYSDVPKIVESLRPAWTILLEEIADGSKLYFKIKDEHGTPLVANIKYEKILFYHGEVRTSRKEDGMFFQSFPGIRGIKLKVEKEGYETVNWEGTTWRSWKAVDIVLRKKAAAQ, from the coding sequence GTGACGGGCTTCTTTCGGGTCTCTCTACTCGGCTTATTTTTTTATTCATATCTAGTTTCCTGTTCTATACTTAGGGAAACCATTCCTTCTAGGCCGTTAAACGACGGCTCGATTTCTGTTCTTCTAAAAATAGATAAAAACGCAAGGGAAGAATTTGAGAAGGCAACTTCTTGGGAAGTTCCTTATACATTTATAGAGAAGGATCATAGTTATGCGGTGATACCTAGGGAAAAACTAAAAGTTTATGGTTTTCCTAAAGAAGGGATCAATATCGCAAAGGGAATGCCTTTCAAATACTATTCCGGAAATTACCAGGATTCTTTATCGGAGTCTATTTTTGCTTTAGCCGATATCAAGAAAGGTTATAAGGATAATATATTAAATTCTCATTATTTATATTGGGTACATCGCCTTTTTCCTAAACATACTGAGCACAAGATCATCGGAAAATCGAGCAGAGGAAGAGAGATCCCAGCAATCTTACTCACGGATATTGCCATTCCGGACGAAGATAAAATTTCCGTTCTATTTAACTGCGCTCATCATTCTAATGAAGTAGTTTCTGTGGAACATTGTTATGATGTGATCTATGAACTTCTGGCACATAAGAAGAAGTATGGTGATTTGTTTGCGAAGTTGAAGATATGGATAGTTCCGATCGTGAACCCTGACGGCTCCAGAATATTCTGGCATGAGAATATGTCTATGGGAAGAAAGAATGGATATCCTGGTTGGGGACAGATTTCCGAAAAAGATAATCCGGGGGTGGATATCAATCGGAACTATCCATTTTTTTGGGGAAAAACAAAATCGAACCAAACTTCTTCTTTGTCCAATAGTGTATTTTTTAGAGGGCCTTATCCAGGATCTGAACCTGAAACTCAAGCGATGATGAATTTAGCGGAAAAGGAAAGGTTTGCCGCTTCTATCAGCTATCACGCCTTTGCGAATTGTATTTTAGTTCCTTATACGATAGACGGAACTTCTAATCCGGAGCCGGACTTCGCTTGGAATTTGGGTAAGAAGATTGCGTCTTCCATAGAAAGTAAAAATCCAAATCATAATTTCAGCGCCAAAAAAAATATCTACGGTGTGGATGGAGTCGACCAAGATTATTATTTCTTTAAATACGGAACTCTTGCATATTTAATAGAATCTTCTCATTTAAATCCTCCTTACTCCGATGTTCCTAAAATTGTAGAGTCTTTAAGGCCGGCTTGGACGATCCTTTTGGAAGAAATTGCTGATGGAAGTAAACTTTACTTTAAGATCAAAGACGAACATGGGACTCCATTAGTAGCGAATATCAAATATGAAAAAATACTTTTTTATCATGGAGAAGTTCGAACCTCTCGCAAGGAAGATGGAATGTTCTTCCAATCTTTTCCAGGGATCAGAGGTATTAAATTGAAAGTCGAAAAAGAAGGATACGAAACAGTTAACTGGGAAGGAACCACTTGGAGATCCTGGAAAGCGGTTGATATCGTCTTAAGGAAGAAAGCGGCTGCCCAATAA
- a CDS encoding DUF2147 domain-containing protein encodes MKRINVIFLFALFFAGAFSLSADPAPVTGVWRTFNDAGTKEESTVEIYEKDGKIFGKILSLIDPNDKDGKPARCTECDGPEKDKPILGMVIIKGLSADGDKWTGGRILDPNDGTWYKCSLKATEGGKKLEVRGYIGFSLIGRSQFWQKK; translated from the coding sequence GTGAAGAGAATCAACGTAATATTCTTATTCGCTTTATTCTTTGCGGGAGCATTTAGTCTTTCCGCCGATCCTGCTCCAGTTACAGGAGTTTGGAGAACATTTAATGACGCAGGAACCAAGGAAGAATCTACAGTTGAGATCTATGAGAAGGACGGAAAAATTTTCGGAAAAATCCTGAGCCTTATTGATCCGAACGATAAGGATGGAAAACCTGCTCGTTGTACCGAATGTGATGGACCTGAAAAAGATAAACCAATCTTAGGAATGGTAATCATTAAAGGGTTATCGGCTGATGGAGACAAATGGACGGGCGGACGTATCTTAGATCCAAATGATGGAACTTGGTACAAATGTAGTCTGAAAGCAACCGAGGGTGGAAAAAAATTAGAAGTCCGCGGTTATATAGGATTCTCCTTGATAGGCCGTTCTCAATTCTGGCAGAAAAAATAA
- a CDS encoding DUF2147 domain-containing protein — protein sequence MKKSLVLFVVLAAFLVGESTFADALPVVGKWKTIDDEDGKEKSVVEIYEAGGKIYGKIASLRDPLDKDGKPKICTKCEGADKDKPVIGLVIIKGLSLDDDEYTGGTIMDPNNGKIYKCKLKATDGGAKLSVRGFIGFSLIGRTQTWLKK from the coding sequence ATGAAAAAATCACTCGTTTTGTTTGTCGTTTTGGCGGCGTTTTTAGTGGGTGAATCCACATTTGCTGACGCGCTTCCAGTAGTCGGAAAATGGAAAACCATTGATGACGAAGACGGTAAAGAAAAGTCCGTAGTAGAGATCTACGAGGCTGGCGGCAAAATTTACGGAAAAATCGCTAGCTTAAGAGATCCTTTGGATAAAGATGGCAAGCCGAAAATTTGTACCAAGTGTGAAGGTGCAGATAAAGACAAACCGGTTATTGGACTTGTTATCATCAAAGGTTTAAGCCTAGACGATGACGAATATACCGGAGGAACCATCATGGATCCTAATAACGGTAAAATATATAAATGTAAATTAAAAGCCACTGATGGTGGTGCTAAATTGAGCGTTAGAGGGTTCATCGGTTTCTCATTGATCGGTAGAACTCAGACTTGGCTTAAAAAATAA
- a CDS encoding formylglycine-generating enzyme family protein — translation MNSYSFRPIHFIILFLSIIFLVAPHVLGSPDPSKPCYGKKIKGMQCIPEGYFIRGSNTHDPDEAPEQKIYLSDFFIDLYEVTNEDFSKCIEEGSCKDCLYNGTCDYIGPAYGDLYLKPKQPVLGVSWYTAKEYCEWLGKRLPTEAEWEKAARGPKGNLFPWGNRPANCKLAVIEEDERKGCVYKKINPPNLMPTAPVGSRPAGVYGLFDMAGNSWEWVQDWYSENYKVCGEACSGKDPKGPCEGEDSCPGFDKKTLKGGSWWWPASYARGSKRRAHVPQNYPEYHHFGFRCAKDAG, via the coding sequence ATGAACTCATATTCCTTTCGTCCGATCCATTTTATCATTCTATTTTTATCCATAATCTTTTTGGTCGCTCCTCATGTGCTTGGATCTCCAGATCCGAGCAAACCCTGCTACGGAAAAAAGATCAAAGGAATGCAATGTATTCCGGAAGGATATTTTATCCGAGGAAGTAATACACATGATCCTGACGAGGCCCCGGAACAAAAAATTTATCTCAGCGACTTCTTCATAGATCTTTACGAAGTCACAAATGAGGACTTCAGCAAATGTATAGAAGAAGGTTCCTGCAAAGATTGCCTATATAATGGGACCTGCGATTATATTGGCCCGGCTTACGGCGATCTGTATTTAAAACCCAAACAACCTGTGCTCGGAGTCAGTTGGTATACTGCAAAAGAATACTGTGAATGGTTGGGCAAAAGACTTCCAACGGAAGCGGAATGGGAGAAGGCAGCGAGAGGTCCGAAAGGGAATTTATTTCCCTGGGGCAACAGACCCGCAAACTGTAAGTTAGCCGTCATCGAAGAAGATGAGCGAAAAGGTTGTGTTTATAAAAAAATCAATCCTCCGAATTTAATGCCCACGGCTCCGGTAGGAAGTAGACCTGCCGGAGTATATGGGCTTTTTGATATGGCCGGAAATTCCTGGGAATGGGTCCAGGATTGGTACTCCGAAAATTACAAAGTTTGTGGAGAAGCCTGCAGCGGAAAAGATCCCAAAGGTCCCTGCGAAGGAGAAGATAGTTGTCCCGGTTTTGATAAAAAAACCTTAAAAGGTGGATCCTGGTGGTGGCCCGCAAGTTATGCAAGAGGTTCCAAAAGGAGAGCCCATGTCCCTCAAAATTACCCGGAATACCACCATTTTGGGTTTCGTTGTGCAAAAGACGCAGGTTAA
- a CDS encoding PP2C family protein-serine/threonine phosphatase, with amino-acid sequence MKTKNPKKPIVSLLLVLLLGQCGPTEPSPITGIETPSTNWEQEKSPYIISNWAFSEIPPGNFFHGHFPVLPGQNSENPSGQDSYKIESFLAAPSNISNYNPKQKDSSFVFFHSVKRSKNDLDILLSAYVPFCPSGCYLGVKSEGKEQLIIPGESEDSSKPRIVVIPFQNEEVTLALQLFPFNGPRNMMENPIVGSFSEIQTVYLVKALRVLLFSSLEFFSFFFFAFIYIRRPQDKFNLSFSLLNLSLAIWYPAYEGWFQYVVDSPWTWVIFGYSLGAFLPILFYEFTIGIFQAPRNIPGRILQFLFILLTIWPSLEYGLTGGHQYFGKVAFQIFLVILVFFYMNTLYIFFRYRWSSILSFRWVVTGLILVAVSSFYTVMSFAGFGTAQPWVNESFLVLTLLFSLALAKRYAEVFRALEKSEGKLKSLNESLETKVEERTKIIELQKAELVQKGRILAKDLSIAGKIQNALLPTELPVIPNARISYRYKPMMEIGGDLLDVIYDPSTSSLGMFIGDVTGHGVSAALLASMLKMTLGDWSILLQDPSSLLLHIRNQFEGKLDGHFITATLVTVDLRSGKTLIANAGHPECLVLRKSGLVEFYRPKGVAIYEAIPTTYQTESVDLLPGDKVVLYTDGIPDSRNSEGEFFGEDRLSDLLRKNSFRPPEELCDSVIHGVQSFQGEFQHQDDMALLVVEYLG; translated from the coding sequence ATGAAAACAAAAAATCCAAAGAAACCTATCGTTTCTCTCTTGTTGGTCCTCCTACTGGGACAATGTGGACCTACAGAGCCTTCTCCAATCACAGGAATAGAAACTCCATCTACAAATTGGGAACAAGAAAAAAGTCCTTATATAATTTCTAACTGGGCGTTTTCCGAAATCCCTCCTGGTAATTTTTTCCATGGACATTTCCCTGTTTTGCCAGGGCAAAATTCCGAAAACCCTTCCGGCCAAGATTCTTACAAAATAGAATCCTTCTTAGCTGCGCCTTCTAATATCTCGAATTATAATCCCAAACAAAAAGATTCCTCTTTTGTATTCTTTCATTCCGTAAAAAGAAGCAAAAACGATCTGGATATATTACTTTCTGCTTATGTACCTTTTTGTCCGTCCGGATGTTATCTGGGAGTAAAATCGGAAGGCAAAGAGCAACTGATTATACCGGGAGAATCGGAAGATTCTTCCAAACCCAGGATCGTAGTTATTCCATTCCAAAATGAAGAAGTGACTCTGGCCTTACAGTTATTCCCTTTTAACGGCCCCAGAAACATGATGGAAAATCCGATAGTGGGTAGCTTTTCGGAAATCCAAACCGTCTATCTGGTAAAAGCGCTTCGAGTATTATTATTTAGCTCTTTGGAGTTTTTTTCATTCTTCTTTTTTGCGTTCATTTATATAAGAAGGCCCCAAGATAAATTTAATCTTTCCTTCTCTCTTCTAAACTTATCTTTAGCTATCTGGTATCCCGCGTATGAAGGTTGGTTCCAATACGTAGTGGACTCTCCTTGGACTTGGGTCATTTTCGGATATTCCCTGGGAGCATTCCTTCCCATTCTATTTTATGAATTTACGATCGGAATCTTTCAGGCACCCAGAAACATCCCAGGAAGAATATTACAATTTCTTTTTATTCTGTTAACCATCTGGCCGTCTTTAGAATACGGACTCACAGGAGGACATCAATACTTCGGGAAGGTTGCCTTCCAGATATTTTTAGTCATATTAGTATTCTTTTATATGAATACTCTCTATATCTTTTTCAGATACAGATGGAGCAGTATTCTATCTTTCAGATGGGTGGTCACAGGCTTGATACTTGTCGCAGTGTCTTCTTTTTACACTGTGATGAGTTTCGCAGGTTTCGGCACGGCTCAGCCTTGGGTAAACGAAAGCTTTTTAGTGTTAACATTACTTTTCAGTTTGGCACTCGCAAAAAGATACGCAGAAGTTTTCAGAGCCCTAGAAAAATCGGAAGGTAAGCTCAAATCATTAAACGAATCTTTGGAAACAAAGGTAGAAGAAAGAACTAAAATTATAGAGCTCCAAAAAGCGGAACTTGTACAAAAAGGAAGAATTTTAGCGAAGGACCTTTCTATTGCAGGAAAGATCCAAAATGCGTTACTTCCAACGGAACTCCCGGTTATTCCTAATGCAAGGATCTCTTATAGATACAAACCAATGATGGAAATAGGCGGAGACTTATTGGATGTGATCTACGACCCTTCCACAAGTTCTTTAGGAATGTTCATCGGAGATGTAACCGGTCATGGTGTTTCCGCAGCACTGTTGGCATCCATGCTAAAAATGACTCTTGGGGATTGGTCTATTCTTCTACAAGATCCGTCTTCTCTTCTATTACATATTCGTAATCAATTCGAAGGCAAATTGGACGGTCATTTTATCACAGCCACTTTAGTAACCGTGGATCTAAGGTCCGGCAAAACATTAATCGCAAATGCAGGACATCCGGAATGTCTTGTATTGAGAAAAAGTGGGCTCGTAGAATTTTATAGGCCCAAAGGAGTCGCGATCTACGAGGCGATCCCAACCACTTACCAAACAGAATCAGTGGACTTATTACCTGGAGACAAGGTAGTATTATATACGGACGGAATTCCCGATTCCAGAAATTCGGAGGGAGAATTTTTCGGAGAAGATCGTCTATCCGACCTGCTGAGGAAAAATTCTTTTAGACCTCCTGAAGAACTTTGCGATTCGGTCATACATGGAGTTCAATCCTTTCAGGGAGAATTTCAACACCAAGACGATATGGCATTGCTGGTAGTGGAGTATTTGGGTTAA
- a CDS encoding class 1 isoprenoid biosynthesis enzyme: MQRLDFGLSDNPGEAEEFCKLLNRSALSICYGLPISLRTEAVLFLYKYSENSVTEGFNFLRKYYSPSYSILYWINESAHGLPWENPWLTLLLESHSSALLLHSLDDHLTDGSLRANHIILQLRTEAWTRYAQSSKLFGREVHDGVLIAEEFIDRYFKSIVDLGIAESLEAHLSRFRSQMGIWSLQPYLLARSFFSKDQAELVKRMYEFFGVAWRLLDDYQDLNEDLENEDISSMIYFLPEDKRQDWKRNKKQEVLGLLGEIQLERQISDLINSYLNEAAKLAEDLHLPKYSNSLLSLKITEHSRA; the protein is encoded by the coding sequence ATGCAAAGGCTTGATTTCGGTCTTTCGGATAACCCCGGAGAGGCGGAAGAATTCTGCAAGTTACTGAATCGTTCCGCTTTAAGTATTTGTTATGGATTGCCGATTTCTCTCAGAACTGAGGCGGTCTTATTTTTATATAAATATTCCGAGAATAGCGTAACGGAAGGATTTAATTTTTTAAGAAAATATTATAGTCCAAGTTATTCTATCCTGTATTGGATAAATGAGTCTGCTCATGGATTGCCTTGGGAAAATCCATGGCTAACTTTGCTACTCGAGTCTCACTCTTCTGCATTATTACTTCATTCTCTTGATGATCATTTAACAGACGGATCTTTAAGAGCGAATCATATCATTCTTCAGCTTAGGACTGAGGCTTGGACTAGATATGCTCAATCTAGCAAATTATTTGGTAGAGAAGTGCATGACGGTGTGCTGATCGCAGAGGAATTTATAGACAGATACTTTAAATCCATTGTGGATTTAGGGATTGCAGAAAGTTTAGAAGCTCATCTTTCCAGATTTCGTTCTCAAATGGGAATTTGGTCCTTACAACCGTATTTGCTTGCCAGATCTTTTTTCTCCAAAGACCAAGCTGAACTCGTAAAGAGAATGTACGAATTCTTTGGTGTGGCCTGGAGACTTTTGGACGATTACCAAGATCTGAATGAAGATTTGGAAAATGAGGACATTTCCTCTATGATCTATTTTCTTCCGGAAGACAAAAGGCAAGACTGGAAAAGGAATAAAAAGCAGGAAGTTTTAGGGCTTTTGGGAGAAATCCAGTTAGAAAGGCAGATCTCCGATCTAATCAATTCGTATTTGAATGAAGCAGCAAAACTCGCAGAAGATTTACATCTACCCAAATATTCAAATTCATTACTTTCTTTAAAAATCACGGAACATAGTCGTGCCTGA
- the thiC gene encoding phosphomethylpyrimidine synthase ThiC: MESNQTLTPSEIPRKEIRLTDGTVYHAYTTEGPWKDGWNPSDWKAGIPKLREEWIRKRSSGPSPVQNHSQMYFAKQGLITEEMKYVALREGMDPEFVRSEIARGRAIIPSNKKHPELEPMIIGKNFLVKINANIGNSALSSSIEEEVEKLRWSIKWGADTVMDLSTGKNIHETREWIIRNSPVPIGTVPIYQALEKVKGKAENLSLSVFLETLEEQAEQGVDYFTIHSGVLLRYIPLTSKRVTGIVSRGGSIIAKWCLAHHQENFLYTGFEEICKVMKKYGVSFSLGDGLRPGSIADANDEAQFSELRTLGELTQIAWKEDIQVMIEGPGHVPLDKIKENVDLQMEICKEAPFYTLGPLVTDIAPGYDHITSAIGAAMIGWHGTAMLCYVTPKEHLGLPDKEDVKQGVIAYKIAAHAADLAKGHPGAKERDNLLSKARFEFRWEDQFALSLDPDTAQSFHDETLPQDRMKTAHFCSMCGPHFCSMHLTQELRKYAEEKGISDEKAMEEGFKEKSQEFLNKGGTVYVSSE; encoded by the coding sequence ATGGAATCCAATCAAACTCTAACTCCGTCCGAGATCCCTCGCAAAGAAATTCGCTTAACTGACGGAACTGTTTATCACGCGTACACTACCGAAGGTCCTTGGAAAGACGGATGGAATCCTTCCGATTGGAAGGCAGGAATCCCTAAGCTTAGGGAAGAATGGATCCGCAAAAGAAGTTCAGGTCCTTCTCCCGTTCAAAATCATTCTCAAATGTATTTCGCAAAACAGGGATTGATAACCGAAGAAATGAAATATGTGGCTCTCCGTGAGGGAATGGATCCTGAATTTGTGAGAAGTGAGATTGCAAGAGGAAGAGCAATCATTCCTTCCAACAAGAAACATCCTGAATTGGAGCCTATGATCATCGGCAAAAACTTTTTAGTAAAAATAAATGCGAATATAGGTAATTCAGCTCTTTCTTCTTCCATTGAAGAGGAAGTGGAGAAGCTCCGATGGTCTATCAAGTGGGGGGCCGATACTGTGATGGATCTCTCCACAGGAAAAAATATCCACGAGACTAGAGAATGGATCATTCGAAATTCTCCCGTCCCGATCGGAACGGTTCCGATCTACCAAGCCTTGGAAAAAGTAAAAGGTAAGGCGGAGAATTTAAGTCTTTCGGTATTTTTAGAAACTTTGGAAGAGCAGGCGGAACAAGGTGTAGATTATTTTACAATTCACTCCGGAGTGCTTCTTAGATATATTCCGCTGACTTCCAAAAGAGTAACGGGTATTGTTTCCAGAGGTGGTTCTATCATCGCAAAATGGTGTTTGGCACATCATCAGGAAAATTTCCTTTATACAGGTTTCGAAGAAATCTGCAAGGTGATGAAAAAATACGGGGTATCCTTCTCCTTGGGTGACGGTTTACGTCCGGGAAGTATCGCGGATGCAAACGACGAGGCACAATTTTCAGAATTAAGAACATTGGGAGAGCTTACTCAGATTGCTTGGAAAGAAGATATCCAAGTAATGATAGAAGGGCCTGGTCATGTTCCATTAGATAAGATCAAAGAGAATGTAGATCTGCAGATGGAAATTTGTAAGGAAGCTCCATTTTACACATTAGGGCCTCTAGTGACTGATATTGCACCCGGTTATGATCATATCACTTCCGCGATTGGAGCTGCAATGATTGGCTGGCATGGAACCGCGATGCTTTGTTACGTAACTCCAAAAGAACATTTGGGACTTCCCGATAAAGAAGACGTAAAGCAGGGAGTGATCGCTTATAAGATCGCTGCGCATGCGGCAGATCTTGCTAAAGGACACCCAGGCGCCAAGGAAAGAGACAATCTATTGAGTAAGGCAAGATTCGAATTCAGATGGGAAGACCAGTTTGCACTTTCCTTGGATCCCGATACTGCCCAGTCCTTTCATGACGAGACACTCCCTCAGGATAGAATGAAAACGGCGCATTTTTGCTCTATGTGTGGGCCTCATTTCTGTTCCATGCATTTGACCCAGGAGCTTAGAAAATATGCGGAAGAGAAAGGGATCTCGGACGAGAAGGCTATGGAAGAAGGATTCAAAGAAAAATCCCAAGAATTTTTAAATAAAGGAGGAACTGTCTACGTCTCCTCCGAGTAG